A single genomic interval of Bacteroidales bacterium harbors:
- a CDS encoding PIN domain-containing protein, with product MKKKLRLYIDTSVFGGYFDNEFENYTKPLFERIFQGEFIILFSTVTQDELENAPEKVKQIVQKIKTEHTEFIIETEDAVELALEYISEKVVSKTSYADCLHIALATINQADFLISWNFKHIVNIERIIGYNSTNIKFGYKQLEIRSPRELMKYENEN from the coding sequence ATGAAAAAAAAATTAAGACTTTATATTGACACCTCTGTCTTTGGAGGATATTTTGACAATGAATTTGAAAATTATACCAAACCACTTTTTGAAAGAATATTTCAGGGAGAATTTATAATACTATTTTCTACGGTTACTCAAGATGAACTTGAAAATGCACCTGAAAAAGTGAAACAAATAGTTCAAAAAATAAAAACTGAACATACTGAGTTTATCATTGAAACAGAAGATGCTGTAGAATTGGCTCTTGAATATATTTCAGAAAAAGTAGTTAGCAAAACAAGTTATGCAGACTGTTTGCATATAGCTTTAGCAACAATAAATCAAGCAGACTTTTTAATAAGTTGGAATTTTAAACACATTGTAAATATTGAGCGTATAATAGGATACAACTCAACAAATATAAAATTTGGATATAAACAATTAGAAATACGTTCACCGAGAGAACTAATGAAATATGAAAACGAAAATTAA
- the dinD gene encoding DNA damage-inducible protein D → MSKKQIFEEIKHLNEIGQEYWSARELFTVLEYIKWDKFLNVIDKAKQSCENSGQDSKNHFPRVEKLVKIGSGAQRDIGDIQLSRYACYLIIQNADPSKEVVALGQTYFAVQTRKQEVLEESFGKLQSEDEKRLFLRKEMVEHNKQLADAAKKAGVIQPWEYAVFQNHGYMGLYNGLGAKEIHSKKGLKKSQNILDHMGSTELAANLFRATQTEEKLKRENIKGKQKANKTHFEVGKKVRQTIKELGGTMPEELSAEKSIKNIEGNKKKAIKKNEKKK, encoded by the coding sequence ATGAGTAAAAAACAAATATTTGAAGAAATTAAGCACTTAAACGAAATAGGACAAGAATATTGGAGTGCAAGAGAGTTGTTCACAGTTTTAGAATATATAAAATGGGATAAATTTCTTAATGTAATTGACAAAGCGAAACAATCATGTGAGAACTCAGGTCAAGACTCTAAAAACCATTTTCCCCGAGTGGAGAAATTGGTTAAAATTGGGTCAGGAGCACAAAGAGACATTGGAGATATTCAACTTTCAAGATATGCCTGTTATCTAATAATACAAAATGCAGACCCTTCTAAAGAAGTTGTTGCATTAGGACAAACCTATTTTGCTGTTCAAACTCGCAAACAGGAGGTTTTAGAAGAAAGTTTTGGAAAACTACAAAGCGAAGATGAAAAACGTCTGTTTCTAAGAAAAGAAATGGTTGAACACAACAAACAATTGGCTGATGCTGCTAAAAAAGCAGGCGTTATTCAACCATGGGAATATGCAGTTTTTCAAAATCATGGTTATATGGGTCTATACAATGGTTTGGGAGCGAAAGAAATTCATTCAAAAAAAGGACTAAAGAAAAGTCAAAATATTCTCGACCATATGGGAAGTACTGAATTAGCAGCTAATCTCTTTCGTGCTACACAAACTGAAGAAAAATTAAAACGAGAAAACATAAAAGGGAAACAAAAAGCGAATAAGACACATTTTGAGGTTGGCAAAAAAGTTCGACAAACAATTAAAGAGTTAGGAGGAACAATGCCTGAAGAATTATCTGCCGAAAAAAGTATAAAAAATATTGAAGGCAATAAGAAAAAGGCAATAAAGAAAAACGAAAAAAAGAAATAA
- a CDS encoding ABC transporter ATP-binding protein has product MSIIEIKNLHKVYNESEVHVHAVNGIDLSVEKGEFAAIVGPSGSGKTTLLNILGGLDKPSEGEVIIDGVNINRLNSRKTIDFRLNNIGFVFQAYNLIPVLTAKENVEFIMHLQGRSKHERNARTKELLEAVGLGDRINSRPSKLSGGQQQRVAVARALASKPKFILADEPTANLDSKSTENLLDIMERLNKEENITFIFSTHDARVVKKARRVITIEDGKVIRDERKAEN; this is encoded by the coding sequence ATGAGTATTATTGAAATCAAAAACCTGCATAAAGTATATAATGAATCCGAAGTGCATGTACATGCTGTAAATGGTATTGACCTTTCTGTTGAAAAAGGTGAATTTGCAGCAATTGTTGGTCCTTCCGGCTCGGGTAAAACAACATTATTAAATATACTTGGCGGTTTAGATAAACCAAGCGAAGGGGAAGTCATTATTGACGGTGTAAACATTAATAGACTAAATTCACGAAAAACAATTGATTTCCGGTTAAATAATATTGGTTTTGTTTTTCAGGCTTATAATTTAATTCCCGTATTAACGGCAAAAGAAAATGTTGAGTTTATTATGCATCTTCAGGGCAGGTCAAAACACGAAAGAAATGCAAGAACAAAAGAACTTCTCGAAGCAGTTGGCTTAGGAGACAGAATAAATAGCCGTCCTTCAAAATTATCCGGCGGGCAACAGCAAAGAGTAGCAGTAGCAAGAGCATTAGCATCAAAACCAAAATTTATTTTAGCTGATGAGCCAACTGCCAATCTCGATTCAAAATCAACTGAAAACCTGCTTGATATTATGGAGCGTCTTAATAAAGAGGAAAATATAACATTTATTTTCTCAACACATGATGCAAGAGTTGTAAAAAAAGCCCGAAGGGTAATAACTATTGAAGATGGTAAGGTTATTCGTGATGAAAGGAAAGCTGAAAATTGA